One Thalassospira marina DNA window includes the following coding sequences:
- the rpiB gene encoding ribose 5-phosphate isomerase B: MSAKTIAIAADHGGVDLKALIVAQLSEQSYEVLDLGTDGSASVDYPDYAYAVCKTIIDGKAESGILVCGSGIGMSIAANRYPEIRAALVHDRLSAELCRQHNNANVLCLGARLLGVAVAQDCVNAFVSTAFEGGRHQGRIDKLSSPE, encoded by the coding sequence ATGTCGGCCAAAACCATTGCGATTGCTGCCGATCATGGCGGTGTCGACCTTAAAGCCTTGATCGTCGCACAACTTTCCGAACAGAGTTATGAAGTGCTCGATCTCGGCACGGATGGCTCTGCCTCGGTCGATTATCCCGATTATGCCTACGCTGTTTGCAAAACCATCATCGATGGCAAGGCCGAAAGCGGCATTCTCGTTTGTGGTTCGGGCATTGGCATGAGCATCGCCGCCAACCGTTACCCCGAAATTCGCGCAGCCCTGGTTCATGACCGTCTTTCGGCCGAACTGTGCCGCCAGCATAACAATGCCAATGTTCTCTGCCTTGGCGCACGCCTTCTGGGTGTTGCCGTCGCGCAGGATTGCGTAAACGCATTCGTATCAACAGCATTCGAAGGTGGCCGCCATCAGGGCCGCATCGACAAGCTGTCATCCCCCGAATAA
- a CDS encoding MucR family transcriptional regulator translates to MNDLTNDAFDRDELLQMTVDIVSAYVSNNALAATQLPELITTTFRSLEDLRGVEEIEEEEPLKPAVPVKKSIGDDYIVCLEDGKKLKMLKRHLRTTYNMTPEEYRAKWGLPADYPMVAPNYAKQRSQFAKKIGLGRKAD, encoded by the coding sequence ATGAATGACCTGACTAACGACGCCTTTGATCGTGATGAACTGCTGCAAATGACGGTCGACATTGTTTCAGCCTATGTGAGCAACAATGCCCTTGCAGCAACGCAGCTTCCCGAGCTGATCACGACCACTTTCCGTTCGCTTGAAGATCTGCGCGGCGTCGAGGAGATCGAGGAAGAAGAACCGCTGAAACCAGCCGTTCCGGTCAAGAAATCCATTGGTGATGACTATATCGTCTGCCTTGAAGATGGCAAGAAACTGAAAATGCTCAAGCGGCATCTGCGTACCACATACAACATGACGCCGGAAGAATACCGCGCGAAATGGGGCCTGCCGGCAGATTACCCGATGGTTGCGCCGAATTATGCCAAACAGCGTTCGCAATTCGCGAAAAAGATTGGCCTTGGCCGCAAAGCAGACTGA